Proteins from a single region of Runella sp. SP2:
- a CDS encoding lanthionine synthetase LanC family protein, with the protein MTSVYTLTSEDFSADCRTILDRIYHHIAGQPTDGHASLLGGQMGYALFEAYYHRHFGIKDDGRIWERVSSSLNDIQEGKLIHSFAGGIAGVAWGFLHLFNEGLLQDDEIDPQSIVEDLDEGLFESAMLLLADGNFDYLHGALGVCLYFLERTPSPKITSYIDQIVEQLSLVAVRFPSGSITWEFDDFGRRGSSSPPLYNLGLSHGTASIVAILTLLYEKGHSPVTCKELITGALRWMWNVRNKSAQSVFPSVIQANAPDQESRLAWCYGDLGIANTFLLAGQKLQNEFWVEIAEQTIIRAAARRGRDVAMKDAALCHGTLGAAYLFGKFAEAFPQHLLESTKIYWLSKTFDFVQPAGSEDVFLSYSGERYESNLSLLDGEASIGMALLTYLGASRAWERFLLLS; encoded by the coding sequence ATGACAAGTGTTTATACGCTTACTTCGGAGGATTTCTCCGCCGACTGTAGAACTATTTTAGATCGAATCTATCACCATATTGCGGGGCAGCCAACCGACGGGCACGCGTCGCTGTTGGGGGGGCAAATGGGCTATGCCTTGTTTGAGGCGTATTATCACCGCCATTTTGGAATCAAGGACGATGGCCGAATTTGGGAACGGGTATCATCAAGCCTCAACGATATTCAGGAAGGTAAACTCATTCATTCGTTTGCGGGTGGAATCGCGGGGGTTGCGTGGGGCTTTTTACATTTGTTCAACGAAGGCTTATTGCAAGACGATGAAATAGACCCGCAGTCGATTGTCGAAGACCTCGACGAAGGGTTGTTTGAAAGTGCGATGTTGTTGTTGGCCGACGGCAATTTTGACTATTTGCACGGAGCGCTTGGGGTGTGTTTGTATTTTTTGGAACGAACCCCTAGTCCTAAAATAACGTCGTATATCGACCAAATTGTTGAACAATTATCGCTGGTAGCCGTTCGTTTTCCTAGTGGAAGCATTACGTGGGAGTTTGATGATTTTGGGCGTCGAGGTTCATCCTCCCCACCTTTGTATAATTTAGGTTTGTCGCACGGAACGGCCAGTATTGTGGCTATTTTAACACTTCTTTACGAAAAAGGTCATTCGCCAGTTACTTGTAAAGAACTGATTACGGGGGCGCTTCGTTGGATGTGGAACGTCCGCAATAAAAGTGCACAATCAGTGTTTCCGAGCGTGATTCAAGCCAATGCACCCGACCAAGAGAGCCGCCTTGCGTGGTGTTATGGAGATTTGGGCATTGCCAATACGTTTTTGTTGGCGGGGCAAAAACTACAAAACGAATTTTGGGTCGAGATAGCCGAACAAACAATCATCCGCGCGGCGGCGCGCCGAGGCCGAGATGTGGCCATGAAAGACGCGGCGCTCTGCCACGGCACCTTGGGGGCGGCGTATCTTTTTGGAAAATTTGCTGAAGCTTTTCCACAACACCTGCTGGAATCAACGAAAATCTATTGGCTTTCAAAGACATTTGATTTTGTTCAACCAGCGGGAAGCGAAGATGTTTTTTTGAGTTATAGCGGAGAAAGATACGAATCAAACCTGTCATTACTCGATGGAGAGGCAAGCATTGGCATGGCACTTTTGACGTATTTGGGAGCCTCGCGCGCGTGGGAGCGTTTTTTGTTGTTGTCTTGA
- a CDS encoding class I lanthipeptide has product MKKQLSKLSLKTDKVVSLSKTQLQDAQGGAVPFTQKKTCFCL; this is encoded by the coding sequence ATGAAAAAGCAGTTGTCAAAACTCAGCCTGAAAACCGACAAAGTCGTATCGCTTTCAAAGACCCAACTTCAAGATGCACAAGGAGGCGCCGTGCCTTTTACGCAGAAAAAAACTTGTTTTTGCTTGTAG
- a CDS encoding peptidase domain-containing ABC transporter, translated as MKDFTKTIFGGKMSPYGLVDRFPHIQQGASMDCGPTSLAIIFRHYGVDNVKHLFTQLAEINQEGTSLYALLEIAENYGFKAEGYELDYDYLQQIQLPCIAHYEGQHFVVIYEANDNFVRVSDPAFGKVRYSKEEFTNKWSGIVLELKPTEAFYQNAELAEAGKKNKEEKRSIFQQIYWPIIKENKRVLGEILLFSLLLELVGLVMPLFTQTMLDDVLVNQNKKLMLGLLVGLGLVFIVQVVLTYTRSMLMVHYRFRFEVDFMTQFFDRLISLKQKYYDSRKREEFMSRFQEGIGIRQLTNPMIIQNFLDIFFMLIYFPVLFAFSGSLGLISLTCFVAYCVTTVFFIPIVKNLRSKVYHKNQASLGGFLDTLLGIKTVKLLSLEKYKLVKWKHLHREAINSVMQDEQKQILINSLQRLIFIFSQIAVFWVGAYQVFTGQLSIGQYMAFSSIFMTLMNSVNSVSTLWMMMTQLTVSFEKVNEIFLEERETSNYQEQINACSSQVVKFENVSFRYSQREEKYQLRSINCEIKKGERIGIVGRNGAGKSTFVKLLVGLYPEYEGKIRFDGVELREINPKVLRSHVHMFPQDTYIFNDTIKENIRCANLAASTEEVIEAAKLADLHNFVKGNHLGYNQMVGNFGGNLSGGQVLKIGFARLFICPDPDIIILDEASSALDVETERTILENIYKRFEGKTIISIAHRLHTLKKADRILVFDDGMISEQGKHEDLISQRGIYYDFMKTYIDY; from the coding sequence ATGAAAGACTTCACAAAAACCATTTTTGGCGGTAAAATGAGCCCCTATGGATTAGTTGACCGATTTCCCCATATACAGCAAGGGGCGTCGATGGACTGTGGCCCTACTTCGTTGGCCATCATTTTTCGGCACTACGGCGTCGATAATGTCAAGCATTTGTTTACGCAGTTGGCCGAAATCAACCAAGAAGGGACAAGTTTGTACGCCTTGCTCGAAATTGCCGAAAATTACGGTTTTAAGGCCGAAGGCTATGAGCTGGATTACGACTATTTACAGCAAATTCAGTTGCCCTGCATTGCCCATTATGAAGGGCAGCATTTTGTGGTAATTTATGAAGCTAACGACAACTTCGTGCGCGTTTCTGACCCTGCTTTTGGAAAAGTTCGATATTCCAAAGAAGAGTTTACCAACAAGTGGAGTGGCATTGTACTCGAACTAAAACCCACCGAGGCTTTTTACCAAAATGCCGAACTTGCGGAGGCTGGGAAGAAAAATAAAGAAGAAAAACGCTCTATTTTTCAACAAATTTATTGGCCCATCATCAAGGAAAATAAGCGGGTATTGGGGGAAATCTTGTTGTTTTCGCTATTGCTTGAGTTGGTGGGACTCGTCATGCCGCTTTTCACCCAAACCATGCTCGACGATGTGCTGGTCAACCAAAACAAGAAGCTGATGCTGGGTTTGTTGGTAGGGTTGGGGTTGGTGTTTATCGTGCAAGTCGTTCTCACTTACACGCGCAGTATGCTCATGGTGCATTATCGGTTTCGGTTTGAGGTCGATTTTATGACCCAATTTTTCGACCGACTTATTTCGCTTAAACAAAAATACTACGATAGCCGCAAGCGGGAAGAGTTTATGTCGCGTTTTCAGGAGGGAATCGGGATTCGTCAGCTGACCAACCCGATGATTATCCAAAACTTCCTTGACATCTTCTTCATGCTGATTTACTTCCCTGTGCTGTTTGCGTTCAGCGGGTCATTGGGCTTGATTTCACTGACTTGTTTTGTGGCCTACTGCGTTACCACGGTCTTTTTTATTCCCATTGTTAAAAACCTACGCTCGAAAGTTTATCACAAAAATCAGGCTTCGTTGGGCGGTTTTTTGGATACGTTGTTGGGGATTAAAACCGTCAAATTACTGTCGCTCGAAAAATACAAATTGGTAAAGTGGAAACACCTCCACCGCGAGGCTATCAACTCGGTGATGCAAGACGAACAAAAGCAGATTCTTATCAACTCCTTGCAACGATTGATTTTTATTTTTAGCCAAATCGCGGTGTTTTGGGTGGGGGCGTATCAGGTATTTACGGGTCAACTGAGCATTGGACAATACATGGCTTTTTCGTCTATTTTTATGACGTTGATGAACTCCGTCAATAGCGTAAGTACCCTTTGGATGATGATGACGCAGTTGACAGTAAGTTTTGAAAAAGTTAACGAAATTTTCTTAGAAGAGCGGGAAACGAGCAATTACCAAGAACAAATCAATGCCTGTTCGAGCCAGGTGGTGAAGTTTGAAAATGTATCATTTCGGTATAGTCAACGTGAAGAAAAATACCAATTGCGTAGCATTAACTGTGAAATCAAAAAAGGAGAGCGCATCGGTATTGTAGGGCGAAACGGTGCAGGAAAATCAACGTTTGTCAAACTGCTCGTGGGGCTTTATCCCGAATACGAAGGGAAAATACGTTTTGATGGCGTTGAGCTTCGTGAAATCAACCCCAAAGTGCTGCGTAGCCACGTACACATGTTTCCGCAGGATACGTATATTTTTAACGATACCATCAAAGAAAACATCCGCTGCGCCAATCTCGCCGCTTCTACGGAAGAAGTCATCGAGGCCGCCAAGCTGGCCGATTTGCACAACTTTGTCAAAGGCAATCACCTCGGTTACAACCAAATGGTGGGCAATTTTGGCGGAAATCTTTCGGGCGGACAAGTCCTCAAAATTGGTTTTGCACGCTTGTTTATTTGCCCCGACCCCGATATTATTATTTTGGATGAGGCGAGTAGTGCCTTAGACGTAGAAACCGAGCGGACGATTTTGGAAAATATCTATAAACGTTTTGAGGGTAAAACCATCATTTCGATTGCGCACCGCCTGCATACGCTCAAAAAAGCCGACCGTATCTTGGTGTTTGATGATGGAATGATTTCCGAACAAGGCAAGCACGAAGACCTCATTTCGCAGCGCGGCATTTACTACGATTTTATGAAAACTTACATTGATTACTAA
- a CDS encoding class I lanthipeptide, which translates to MKKQLSKLNLKTDKVVNLSKDNSQGVVGGRPQSNPTSKHYCHSDLCTFTCPSWSC; encoded by the coding sequence ATGAAAAAGCAACTTTCAAAATTGAACTTGAAGACTGACAAAGTAGTAAACTTGTCAAAAGACAACAGCCAAGGCGTAGTAGGTGGCCGTCCTCAATCGAACCCTACTTCGAAGCACTATTGCCACTCTGATTTGTGCACATTTACTTGCCCATCTTGGAGCTGCTAA
- a CDS encoding class I lanthipeptide gives MKKQLSKLNLKTDKVVNLSKDNSQGVVGGRPQSNPTSKHYCHSDLCSFTCPSWSC, from the coding sequence ATGAAAAAGCAACTTTCAAAATTGAACTTGAAGACTGACAAAGTAGTAAACTTGTCAAAAGACAACAGCCAAGGCGTCGTAGGTGGCCGTCCGCAATCGAACCCTACTTCGAAGCACTACTGCCACTCTGATTTGTGCTCATTTACTTGCCCATCTTGGAGCTGCTAA
- a CDS encoding lantibiotic dehydratase, which produces MSTTYFSTAFVRVPLAGSEAIENIDWEKLREQFTQPAFLEALYIASPALYEEVQKLDFTKQPDEKSKRIVYSLTKYLARYSTRCTPFGLFGGFATVPISNGTTDVRIGSIGTIRKVTRLDMNYLCALTQDLEKHPDIKPFLRFYPNTSLYSINGQYRYVEYRYNGGGMRVHHLSSAEQSEYLEAVLARAQKGASLYALAEVLVSEEITLQEALDYVEEVVASQLLVSELEPALTGGDFLAQIIGTLQKIAEIETSERLAAILGLLGEVQQALLAIEQSGSDYGSAKFEKVEALLSQLPTPFDRKVLFQIDTYLPELSGQLNRGLLNKLASKIPTLLKLSPAGNPMLDEFRNRFYEKYEDEEVPFVLALDPEVGIGYPGGQAKNDVSPLVEGVWVGSNQSSNQTLSIPPEHSYLLQKVAEAQLTGVYEICLKEEDLRAVEGRQPQLPLTNTAMFSVIREDGREKIVLDTFGGTTGTFLLGRFGHTDASVLALLKEISAAEDRSVPEVIFADIVHLPEARTGNVIIRPQLKKYQIPFLSKASTAPEFEIALSDLMLSVRGGTIFLRSKSLNKIIVPRLSNAHNFSGTQSLDTYHFLCALQSQHVRSGLSSFTSSFAPLFMFIPRLMLDNIVLAEAQWNFKEQHVKAMVAAFKNNNWPALKAEIEAWRAQYSVPRYICLTQFDNELYVDLENQWLAETFLNEIKSLEQFNIKEFLHRADSSVVQSGRGWHTNQFVVAFDNTASYPVVPTASPALPVQNSTPTTRKFFTGSEWLYYKVYTGIKTADRILTDVLYPLTERFKANGWTDKFFFIRYADPNVHFRLRFHLANPAHIGQVVQELHDALAPYMANKTVTSVVNDTYNRELERYGSNSIDAIEDYFHLDSDTILRFLSMIDGPEGEECRWRFGIKLTDDLLTAFGFDLKQKMEFTEKRAADFGREFGYNAGLKKQLDARYKDVEPALQELFTLANPEHEFFYELSNQRTENLQLMIEYVRMLHAQRELQISLEDLLASLVHMNINRLFRSQQRLVEYMVFYHLHKYYRINYGRNVLAKKSAHSNVTAQ; this is translated from the coding sequence ATGTCAACTACCTATTTTTCAACGGCCTTTGTAAGAGTGCCTCTCGCAGGGAGCGAAGCAATTGAAAACATTGATTGGGAAAAACTCCGTGAGCAATTTACCCAGCCTGCCTTTTTAGAAGCACTTTATATTGCTTCACCAGCACTTTATGAAGAGGTTCAAAAGCTAGATTTTACGAAGCAACCCGACGAAAAATCGAAGCGAATTGTTTATTCTCTTACCAAATACCTTGCTCGCTACTCCACTCGCTGTACGCCCTTTGGCTTGTTTGGGGGATTTGCTACGGTGCCCATTTCTAATGGCACCACTGATGTGCGTATAGGGAGTATCGGCACTATTCGCAAAGTGACGCGCCTCGACATGAACTACCTCTGCGCGCTCACTCAAGACCTTGAAAAACACCCTGATATTAAGCCTTTCCTTCGGTTTTACCCCAATACCAGCCTGTATAGCATCAACGGTCAATACCGCTACGTGGAGTATCGGTACAATGGCGGCGGAATGCGCGTTCATCACTTGAGTAGCGCGGAGCAGTCGGAGTACTTGGAGGCGGTGCTGGCCCGTGCTCAAAAGGGTGCGTCGTTGTATGCCTTGGCCGAAGTGCTTGTTTCGGAGGAGATTACACTCCAAGAAGCCCTCGACTACGTCGAAGAGGTGGTGGCTTCGCAGCTACTGGTAAGTGAGCTAGAACCTGCGCTTACAGGCGGTGACTTTTTGGCACAAATCATCGGGACGCTCCAAAAGATTGCGGAGATTGAAACGTCGGAGCGCTTAGCCGCAATTTTGGGCCTTTTGGGCGAGGTTCAGCAGGCATTGCTGGCCATTGAGCAATCGGGGAGCGATTATGGCAGCGCTAAATTTGAAAAAGTGGAAGCCTTATTGAGCCAACTCCCGACGCCGTTTGACCGTAAAGTGTTGTTCCAAATTGATACTTATTTACCCGAACTCTCAGGCCAATTGAACCGTGGCTTGTTGAATAAATTAGCTTCCAAAATCCCTACTTTATTAAAACTATCGCCCGCAGGAAATCCGATGCTCGACGAATTTCGGAATCGGTTTTATGAAAAATACGAAGACGAAGAAGTTCCCTTTGTGTTGGCCCTCGACCCCGAAGTGGGCATTGGGTATCCTGGAGGACAAGCCAAAAACGATGTTTCTCCTCTGGTGGAAGGCGTGTGGGTGGGTAGTAACCAGTCATCTAATCAAACCCTCAGTATTCCGCCTGAACACAGCTATTTGCTGCAAAAAGTTGCCGAAGCTCAACTGACAGGTGTGTACGAAATTTGTCTCAAAGAAGAAGACCTGCGGGCCGTAGAAGGACGTCAGCCGCAGTTGCCGCTCACCAACACGGCTATGTTTTCGGTGATTCGTGAGGATGGGCGGGAGAAAATCGTACTCGATACCTTTGGCGGTACGACGGGGACGTTTTTGCTCGGGCGCTTTGGCCATACCGACGCCTCGGTGTTGGCGTTGCTCAAAGAAATCAGTGCCGCCGAAGACCGCAGCGTCCCAGAGGTGATTTTTGCAGACATTGTCCACCTTCCCGAAGCGCGGACGGGCAACGTCATCATTCGCCCTCAATTGAAAAAGTACCAAATTCCGTTTTTGAGCAAAGCCTCCACGGCGCCCGAATTTGAAATCGCGCTTTCGGATTTAATGTTGAGTGTACGGGGTGGGACTATTTTTTTACGGTCAAAATCGCTCAACAAAATCATCGTTCCACGTTTGTCCAACGCCCACAATTTTTCGGGTACTCAGTCATTGGATACGTACCACTTTTTGTGTGCTTTGCAATCGCAACACGTGCGTTCTGGGCTCAGTAGTTTTACGAGCAGTTTTGCGCCGTTATTTATGTTTATTCCGCGTTTGATGCTCGATAATATCGTGTTGGCCGAGGCCCAGTGGAATTTCAAAGAACAACACGTAAAGGCGATGGTAGCGGCGTTTAAAAACAATAATTGGCCTGCGCTAAAAGCCGAAATTGAGGCGTGGAGAGCGCAGTATTCGGTGCCGAGGTATATCTGTTTGACACAATTTGACAACGAATTGTACGTCGATTTAGAAAATCAGTGGTTGGCCGAAACCTTCTTAAATGAAATAAAATCACTAGAGCAGTTCAATATCAAAGAGTTTTTACACCGTGCCGACTCGTCGGTGGTGCAGTCGGGACGGGGTTGGCACACCAATCAGTTTGTCGTTGCCTTTGATAATACCGCTTCGTATCCCGTAGTTCCGACAGCCTCTCCTGCGTTGCCCGTACAAAACTCGACTCCAACGACGCGCAAATTTTTTACGGGTTCGGAGTGGCTCTATTATAAAGTTTATACGGGTATCAAAACCGCCGACCGCATTTTGACCGACGTGTTATATCCGTTGACGGAGCGTTTCAAGGCTAACGGTTGGACTGATAAGTTTTTCTTCATTCGCTACGCCGACCCGAACGTACATTTTCGTTTGCGTTTTCATTTGGCAAACCCTGCGCACATCGGGCAAGTAGTGCAAGAACTGCACGATGCTTTGGCGCCGTATATGGCCAACAAAACGGTCACTTCGGTCGTAAACGACACCTACAACCGTGAATTGGAACGGTATGGAAGCAATTCCATCGACGCCATTGAAGATTACTTTCACCTCGATAGCGATACCATTTTGCGGTTTTTGTCGATGATTGATGGCCCCGAAGGCGAAGAATGCCGCTGGCGTTTTGGCATAAAACTTACCGACGACCTGCTGACGGCCTTTGGGTTTGATTTAAAACAAAAAATGGAGTTTACCGAAAAACGTGCTGCCGATTTTGGCCGCGAGTTTGGATACAATGCAGGGTTGAAAAAACAGCTGGACGCTCGTTACAAAGACGTTGAACCTGCCCTCCAAGAACTATTTACGTTGGCGAATCCCGAACATGAGTTTTTCTACGAATTGTCAAACCAACGCACCGAAAATTTGCAGTTGATGATTGAGTACGTTCGGATGCTGCACGCGCAGAGAGAGTTACAAATTTCGTTGGAAGACTTGCTGGCGAGCTTGGTTCACATGAATATCAATCGACTCTTCCGTAGCCAGCAGCGCTTGGTAGAATACATGGTTTTTTACCACCTCCATAAATATTACCGCATCAACTACGGACGCAACGTATTAGCCAAAAAATCAGCCCATTCCAACGTAACAGCCCAATGA
- a CDS encoding two-component regulator propeller domain-containing protein, translating to MPVRLWSLLFFILACWWGQHRSYAQYSNVSFQHLGPEQGLPIHYITAAVQDTSGFMWVGTMMGMVRYDGKQCRIFDHERLNPHSLSDMLVRSVFMSKNGTLWVGTQNGFNRFDFRTQQFERFYFSQHGKRCNYIRCVAEDTQGKLWLGTASGLLVFDPISKKSELVKLPTDASSKTQVYSIRSIMADGETIWVGTDMGLYRYHRSSKSFQVFCKSDELGSIPDNSLSALAKHPKTGDILVGSRSGMVASLSLSSELFRIIKLPLKEPQEISRIYFDRDQTLWISTLGEGVFYFIKNSEQVGQFLSDINTPSSLGSNYVKSVFQDRAGVIWFSTSYKGLSRFNPYNQSFRSLLKDANVPQPNANASTINRIAVDSKDNLWLATSEGLLWIDAKKTTHKRYLHDPNNPYSLTDNYINSVLVDRNGGVWVGTRSYLHYFDVKTGRFTHFDHLPNEENPSPSEDITRTDFVAGKLIYDLAESADGRIFIGTEEGLTIYNPKSRIFTNHFNDAQVRKVPVNRFNSLFFDSKNYLWVGCGVDEVLCISPDLSKTVSYRYEESNPKGLPDNGVMAFAEDSKGNIWMGTDNGLGCLNRQTQQFTNFTTRNGLANNYISALIRVGNTLWMGTANGLTRFEENGKRFTSFGSADNLQVLSVETECVAKDSQGNLLFGGLYGLVSFHPNQVKTNSFIPPVAVTSVKVYGKEVLPTLYRQANVPIELDYDQNDLTIEVAALSYDHSENNLFSFWLEGIEKTWGAPTHQTTLNYLNLQPNEYILHVRAANNDGVWNPVPYHLHIIIHPPFWQRWWFRLLVLATLIGSGVYLYRWRVKMIEHEHATEVKLLEEQQTLQNQLNQELTEKLDYQQKFEIAQKQQAETERKTILLEREKFLSKYQNLVNQLNPHFLFNSLAVLDSLIYKDHKLASKYLRQLTKVYRYLIENDDHETVTLEQELRFARDFVSLLHMRYSDGLQIDIHLSETLYHKRIVPVTFQNLIENAIKHNITALESPLKVLIYEDNEYLIFENNLQKRGTVATSNKRGLSDFKALYSYLTNRPLFIEETTTHFVVRVPLLD from the coding sequence ATGCCTGTTCGTTTGTGGTCCTTGCTCTTTTTTATCTTAGCCTGCTGGTGGGGACAGCACAGGAGTTATGCTCAATATTCAAACGTCTCGTTTCAACATCTCGGCCCCGAACAAGGCCTTCCCATCCACTACATCACGGCGGCAGTGCAGGATACTTCGGGCTTTATGTGGGTGGGTACCATGATGGGAATGGTGCGGTACGATGGAAAACAGTGCCGTATTTTTGACCACGAACGGCTCAACCCTCATTCTTTGTCCGACATGCTGGTGCGTTCAGTCTTCATGTCCAAAAATGGTACGCTATGGGTCGGCACCCAAAATGGATTTAACCGCTTTGATTTTCGTACCCAACAATTTGAACGATTTTACTTTAGCCAACACGGCAAGCGCTGCAATTACATTCGCTGCGTGGCAGAAGACACCCAAGGGAAACTTTGGCTAGGTACCGCCTCTGGGCTTCTTGTTTTTGACCCTATTTCCAAAAAATCGGAACTCGTTAAACTGCCCACTGATGCTTCCTCCAAAACACAGGTTTATTCGATTCGGAGTATCATGGCCGACGGCGAGACAATTTGGGTGGGTACCGACATGGGGTTGTATCGTTATCATCGTTCGTCTAAGTCGTTTCAGGTATTTTGCAAAAGCGATGAGCTTGGTAGCATCCCCGACAATTCGCTTTCAGCCTTGGCCAAGCACCCCAAAACGGGCGATATTCTGGTAGGGTCGCGAAGTGGAATGGTAGCTTCTTTGAGTTTATCTAGTGAGCTTTTTCGGATCATCAAACTCCCCCTCAAAGAACCCCAAGAAATCAGCCGTATTTATTTTGACCGTGACCAAACCTTATGGATTTCTACCTTGGGCGAAGGGGTTTTTTATTTCATCAAAAATTCTGAGCAAGTAGGGCAGTTTTTATCTGACATCAATACCCCAAGCAGTCTCGGCTCCAACTACGTCAAATCCGTTTTTCAGGACCGTGCGGGCGTTATTTGGTTTTCTACTTCGTACAAAGGGCTGAGTCGGTTCAATCCTTACAACCAGTCGTTTCGCTCGTTGCTCAAAGATGCCAACGTTCCCCAACCCAATGCCAACGCTAGTACCATCAATCGGATTGCGGTCGATAGTAAAGACAACCTTTGGCTGGCCACAAGTGAAGGTTTACTCTGGATTGATGCAAAAAAAACGACCCACAAACGCTATTTACACGACCCTAACAACCCTTATAGCCTGACCGACAATTACATCAACAGTGTTCTGGTGGACCGAAACGGCGGCGTGTGGGTAGGAACTCGTTCGTATTTACACTATTTTGACGTTAAAACGGGCAGATTTACGCACTTCGACCACCTGCCAAACGAAGAAAACCCCTCCCCTTCGGAGGATATTACTCGTACCGATTTTGTGGCAGGCAAACTGATTTACGACCTTGCCGAAAGTGCCGATGGCCGCATTTTTATTGGGACAGAAGAAGGTTTGACCATTTACAACCCCAAATCACGCATTTTCACCAATCATTTCAATGATGCGCAGGTTCGGAAAGTACCCGTCAATCGCTTCAATTCACTCTTTTTTGACAGCAAAAACTACCTGTGGGTAGGCTGCGGCGTCGATGAGGTGCTTTGCATTAGTCCCGATTTATCCAAAACTGTTTCATACCGTTACGAAGAAAGTAACCCCAAAGGACTACCCGACAACGGCGTCATGGCTTTTGCCGAAGATTCAAAGGGAAATATCTGGATGGGCACCGACAACGGATTGGGTTGTTTAAACCGACAAACGCAGCAATTTACCAACTTCACTACCCGCAACGGACTGGCTAATAATTACATATCGGCCCTGATTCGCGTGGGAAACACCCTCTGGATGGGAACGGCCAATGGCTTAACTCGTTTTGAAGAAAACGGCAAGCGCTTTACCTCATTTGGCTCGGCCGACAACCTGCAAGTATTGTCGGTAGAAACCGAATGCGTCGCCAAAGACAGCCAAGGGAATTTGCTTTTTGGCGGCTTGTACGGGCTGGTGAGTTTTCATCCCAATCAAGTCAAGACCAATTCGTTTATCCCGCCCGTAGCCGTAACGTCGGTCAAAGTGTATGGCAAAGAAGTATTGCCAACGCTTTACCGCCAGGCCAACGTCCCAATAGAGCTAGATTATGACCAAAACGACCTGACGATTGAGGTTGCCGCCCTGAGTTATGACCATTCCGAAAACAATCTATTTTCGTTTTGGCTCGAAGGCATTGAAAAAACTTGGGGAGCACCCACCCACCAAACTACCCTCAATTACCTCAATTTACAGCCTAACGAATATATTTTGCACGTGCGAGCGGCCAACAATGACGGTGTTTGGAACCCTGTCCCGTACCACCTGCACATCATTATTCATCCACCCTTCTGGCAACGTTGGTGGTTTCGGCTTTTGGTCCTTGCTACCCTGATTGGTTCGGGAGTTTATTTGTACCGATGGCGGGTCAAAATGATTGAGCACGAACACGCCACTGAAGTAAAACTGTTGGAGGAACAACAAACGCTCCAAAATCAATTGAACCAAGAATTAACTGAAAAGCTCGACTACCAACAGAAGTTTGAAATAGCCCAAAAACAACAAGCCGAGACGGAACGTAAAACGATTTTACTGGAACGAGAAAAGTTTTTATCCAAATACCAAAACCTTGTCAATCAGCTCAATCCGCACTTTTTGTTCAATAGCTTGGCGGTACTCGACAGTTTGATTTACAAAGACCACAAACTGGCCTCGAAGTACCTCCGTCAGCTCACAAAGGTATATCGCTACCTCATCGAAAACGACGACCACGAAACCGTGACGCTGGAACAAGAATTACGGTTTGCCCGCGATTTTGTTAGCCTGCTTCACATGCGTTATAGCGACGGGCTACAGATTGACATCCACCTTTCGGAAACGTTATATCACAAACGGATTGTACCTGTGACGTTCCAAAATCTGATTGAAAACGCCATCAAACACAACATTACCGCTTTGGAATCACCGCTAAAAGTGCTGATATACGAAGACAATGAGTATTTAATTTTTGAAAATAACTTACAAAAACGAGGTACCGTTGCGACCTCCAACAAACGGGGTCTCAGTGATTTTAAGGCATTGTACAGCTATCTAACCAACCGACCCCTGTTTATCGAAGAAACAACCACACATTTTGTCGTACGGGTACCGCTATTAGATTAA
- a CDS encoding class I lanthipeptide, giving the protein MNKQLSKLNLKTDKVVNLSKDNSQGVVGGRPQSNPNSKVYCVSDLCTFTGATFSC; this is encoded by the coding sequence ATGAATAAGCAACTTTCAAAATTGAACTTGAAGACTGACAAAGTAGTAAACTTGTCAAAAGACAACAGTCAAGGTGTAGTAGGTGGCCGTCCTCAATCGAACCCTAATTCAAAAGTGTATTGTGTGAGTGACTTATGTACATTCACAGGGGCAACATTCTCTTGCTAA